From Solanum lycopersicum chromosome 4, SLM_r2.1:
tcttaaaatcttgaatttatGTAATCTGCAGGCTGACAGAACTCGAGGGAGGAATGGAAGAAAATATTGTAGAGAGTCGCCATCACTTTTGGATGTTGACGACTTTAGATTTTCTGATTCTTCCACAGTCCATGATTCTCCTGTTTATGAAGAAGGAACAGTTTGGGATTTAGTTCCGTCAAATGCCAAAGCAACAATGTTTCCTCATCAACGTGGAGGATTTGAGTTCATGTGGAAAAATATTGCTGGAGATATAATTCTTGAGAGACTGAGAGAGCCCCTATCTGATGGTAAGGGAGGATGCATAATCTCACATCCACCTGGAACCGGAAAAACCCGACTCACCATAGTATTTCTTCAGTCATTTCTAAAGTTGTTTCCAAAGTGTCGGCCTGTAATCATTGCTCCTTCCAATCTGCTTCTTAACTGGGAAACCGAGTTCCATAAATGGGAGGTGGACATTCCCTTCCACAACTTGAACAACAAAGATTTCTCTTTCCAGGAAGATGAAGCTACTGCTAGTGTCTTCCACTGTTTATCCCAAGCCGGAAGAAAAAATCCACAGCTTATACGTATGGTGAAGCTGAGATCCTGGGCTAAAAGTAAGAGTGTTTTGGGAATCAGCTATGACTTGTTCAGGATTCTAACGGGAGGTGATGGAGATGGGTATGCCAAAGAGATTAGAGAAATCCTTCTAAAATTACCTGGTCTTCTGATTCTTGAAGAAGGGCACACTGCTCGGAATGAGCAAAGCCTTGTGTGGAAAGCTTTGAAAAAAGTTGAAACCGAGAAGCGCATACTTTTGTCTGGTACTCCGTTCCAGAATAACATCAAAGAGTTGTACAATACTCTCTATGTAGTTAGTCCGAAGTTTGCTTCAGATTTGGAGCAGAAATGGGCTTCTCTTAGTAGTTCCATTGACAAAAATGCCCGAGCTTTGGAAGAGCTTAGGGATATTATTTCACCATTTGTTCATAGATGTAGTGAAAATGTAAAGAAGGTAAGTCTTCCGGGTATAAGGGATACAGTGATACACTTGAAGCCGACAGATTTGCAGAAGGAATTGCTTAAAAGAATTCCAGAGAATCCAGGCTCGTTTTACGAACAAAATCTGGTGTCTCTGATCTCCGTCCATCCTTCATTAGTGGCAAAGAGGAAGGAGTTCTCTGAGTCAGTAAGTCATCTAAAAGAACAAAGATGTCGGTTGGATCCAGATATTGGAGTGAAAATGAAATTTGTTGTGGAACTAATCAAACTCTGTGGTGGGCCGAAGGAGAGAGTTATAATATTTAGCCAGTTACTTGATCCTCTAAACCTGATCAAGGAGCAACTCAATTCTCTCTTCGGCTGGACTTTAGGCCGCGAGATTCTCTATATGGATGGGAAACTTGATGTAAAGCAGCGACAGCTATCAATAAATTCTCTTAATGACCCTAACAGTGATGTAAAAGTGCTTCTTGCATCGATAAAAGCATGTTCGGAAGGAATAAGTCTTATAGGGGCCTCAAGAGTGGTTTTGCTTGACGTTCTCTGGAATCCCTCAGTACAACAGCAAGCCATCAGTCGAGCCTACAGAAATGGTCAGACTAAAGTTGTGCATGTTTACAATCCAGTGATATCAAAATGGGAGGTTGACAAGATCGAACAAcagacaagaaaaaaatatcattcagATGTACTTTTGTCTAGGAACGAAGTCAAGATGGATCCTTCACCTTCCGTTTCAGAGGATGACATACTAGAATCCATGGTTAAGCATGAGGGCCTCcgtcatatttttgaaaaactatcTCATGCACCATGTACTACATGATTGTAACCAACCAAACAATAAGGTTAGTATTACTATCATTAACTGCAGACTATGGAAACAACCTCTTGCAGAAATGCAAAGTAAGACTGCATATAATAGACTCTTGTGGTCCAGTACCGACCTGCCCTTTTATCATTAACTAGAGATGCGTACACTTAACCAAATTATTACTGCTATAAGTTTCGTTGGTTGTGGAGAGTTGTACTCTTATACCTGTTTCGTTGTTTTCAAATTGCAATTCTTAGAGAAGGATTTCTCTAAGCCATGACAATTTAGATGAGAACGTGCTACAAACTCTACTTAATTGTTGTCCCTTGATTGTCAGTTTCATCTTGAATCAATGTTGGGGGTCGAAAAGATTGAGTTGTTGAATCTTCAAAAGATTAAGTCAGTTTCCATTAAGAACTAAATGTTTAGGCATATCAAATGTGCCAATATCTGCAGAACATTATTACAAACTTCACCCTGTTCCCTTAAACAGGCAgcacattgatgaaatgtggaGAGCTTTACTTTATTTTGACTCTTCCATCATGAGGATTAGAGGTTCATTCTGTATGCTTTGCTTTTAATTGACATTGGTGTTTATTTTCTGTGTTGTGCTTTGATATTCATGTGCTTATTCAAAGCTTATGTGCTCATAAAGACTAAGATTACATCTGATACATATGAGAAACTCCACTTTTTATGATTTCGATTCAGTAGTCAAAGCAAATGCTAAAAGTAATTCCGAGAAAAATTAAGCCGGTATCTAACAGATGCAACTAACGAAGACAGAGTAAAAGAGCAAAGAACAAGACAATCAAAGCATAATAGTCATGGGACTATTGcaatattattacttattacTAGACAAGTTGGGTCTTCCAATAAGCCTTTCATCTCAAACCTCTCTTCTTTCGCCTTCTGTTTTTGAGCGGAATGATCCCTTCAAGAAACCATTTTGGTTTACTAGATTTAAACATGACAGTTCCAACAACTAATCCACAACTGTAACCTATGACCACTGATTCCCACGTAAATCCACTAGCGAAATATGactcatcatcttcttcttcggacTCCAATGGTTGAGGAACATGTGATGCATCACTCATCCCACATTTCTTTGATAAAGGAGGACCACATAAATCAAGGTTGCCACCATACGAGTCATTTGAAAATGTGTTGAACTGTGAACCTTGAGGAATCGGTCCAACGAGAACATTCTGAGACAGGTTGAAGACTGCCAGGAATTCTAGTCTAGTCAGTTCCCTTGGAATCTTTCCAGTGAGCCAGTTCCATGATAGATCTAAAGCTTCAAGCGTATTCATTTGTCCCAGTTCCGTTGGAATATCTCCTCTGAGATCATTATGGGATAAATTGAGTAGCCAAAGTGAGCTAAGATCTTTTAACGCTTTGGGAATCACGCCATCAAAATGGTTGCTTGAGAGATCTATGACTGTCATGATTGTGGTGATTCTTTCTAGATCAATATCCTGGCCTTTGATCACCAACTTCACTGAATCTATATACCTTATGTTCACGTCAAGATGTGGTTCCATATATTTGATCGTACCTTTGTTCGTGTCATCTAATTTGATCATTGCTCTGAAGTTTCTAAAAACTTGTGGAAGCAATGAACCATTGAATTCGTTACGAGAAACATCAAGGATCCGTAACATGGGAAAGCAAAATTCAGTCTGACAGGCACTTATAGGTCCGTAAAACTTGTTTGACTTTAATATAAGGACCTGCAGTTGTTGAAGAGATCCTAACCAAGTTGGAAATGTACCATTTATACTGTTATTTCCTACATCAAGGATTTCTAAGGAATTACAGTTGAGCAACGACATCGGGACAGGTCCTTCAAATTGATTACCATTCAAGACAATGGTTCTCAAATGTGAAGTGGTCCGACTACATAACGTTGGAAGACTCCCTCTGAAACTATTGCTTCTCAAGTCCAGCACAAATAGACTATCCATGTTTCCCAAGCAATGTGGAACCGAGTCAGTAAAGTAGTTGTGTGATAAATCTAGAAAGCTAAGGCTACTCATTTTACAAATGGATGAAGGCAGTGGACCTTGAAGAAAGTTAAACTTAAGATCAAGAGAGTTTAGATTATAGAAATGTAGTTGTTCTAGGTGTCCTGTAAGTGAATTATGTGAAATGTTTAGGTGAGACAATGAGTCCCATTTCATGTTACTAAACCAGTTAGGGATTGTGCCATGAATCTTATTATTAGAAAGAACTAAGACGCGTATGGTCTTTATACCTCTCAAGAAGTGTGGAAAATCTTTTAGTTCACAAGATGAAAACAACAAAACTTCTAGGTAAGGAAGAGTGAGTTTGCTACCTTTAATACTTTTCCTCCATGAAATATGATTGTAGGAAAGATCAATATAGTCGAGTCTTTGCATGGTCGAAAAGAATTCTATTCCTAAATCATCGGTGATGTTATTTGATGAAAGGTCAAGTGTGGCTAGGTTTATGAGATTTGCAAGTGATGGAGGAACAGGACCACTGAGCTGATTATGACTTAAATCCAAATCCTTTAATGTTGGGTTCATTTTGAGCTCATCCGCTACTCCACTTAATTGATTATGATGGAGCTTCAACGGATTTACCAAAGGGATGCTAAAAACCCAAGACGGTACTGTGCCATTCAACGAGTTGTTAGACAAATTCAGATCAGATAGCTTCTGGAGCATGCTCGTACTGCTAGGTAGTGGACCCGATAGAGAATTACTCGACAAGTCTAATCTTTGAAGACATGTCAAGCTTAAAATGGATGGAGGAAATGAACCGGTAAATCTATTATTAGAAAGAACCAAATCAGCTAGCACTTGGAAGTTTGAGAATATATCCGGAATTTCACCTCCAAGGGAGTTAGACCAAAGATCTAAAAGTATGAGTTGCTTCAATTTAGAGATTGTTGAAGGAATGTGCCCGGTGAAATGATTATCACCAAAATCCAACTGCCTCATCTGTGTGAGATTACCAATGGAATCAGGAATGGAACCAGAGAAGTCACATTCCCTgagattcaaatattttaagttccTCAAGCGGCCAATATCATTTGGAAATGAAGACCAATTGAAGTCATTGCGAGCAAGGTTTAGTGATTGAAGATGATAGAGTTGGAAGAGGCTGCTGTTGGGATGAATAGTTCCACGAAGGAAACTACAACTAAGGTCTAGACCAATAACATAACCCGTTAACATATCACAAGTGACTCCTTCCCAAGTGCAACAATCTGTACTCTCATTCCAAGAGATTGTTTTAGGAAAAGAAGCTTTATAACATCGACCGGGGGGAGAGATTTCAAAGAATTGATTGAATTGAAGCAAAGCAGAAGCTTCACTAGGAGAGCATAGATGATgcacaaaagaagaagaaacactTTGACATAATAACACAAAACAGACAAGTGAAAAGAAGATGAATAGATATCccatttttttgtgtttatgaaaataataatcatattccatatatttatatagttgaTTAAACTGCCAAGCATTGACAGCAATCAAGTCCTTAATCTTGGCCCCATTAACATTGCTTTTAATAATTTTCCAAGTAATTAGTGGTCTTTCCACTAAGTTACTAATTCTACATTCATATTAATATTCTAATGAAAGCATTAGGAGAATGTTGACCACTAGTCTTTACCAAATTGAACTGTAAGTCCAACTTTTTCTTGTTTACATACTGGGGAATTGTTCTCATTCCACCAGAGAGACTGACTTGACTTGGGTCAATAGACTGCACATATTAGTGagtttctattttaaaaaattcaacgCAAATAAACTAACTTAACTTGAATAACCATTTGAtactaaaataacaaacatataattcTGTTTCTTTCAAACATACATATACTCTGTCATCTCTTTTAGTAATATAGTAAGTATACTAGCTCTGAAAATGTATGTTGCGCATTtattccttattattattattgaacttGTCCGCACTTAATTTGCCCAAACCTTATTCTAGGGCACTAATTCGTATCACTTTGTTAGAATCCTTCACATATATTGTGTCACGAAATACCAGTGTTGCTTGTTTCCCTGGGCTCTACTCTAGAACAACATTACTTGTTACCATCCATGCTTTATCTAGTGTCCTATACTTGATTTGGGGCCCGAATAATCCGGATTAGGGCGGGAAGTCTACTTTAGAGGGTCAAGGCGACTGTATTCTTAGGGCTCAAACTCGAGACTTTTGGGTAAAGAGACTCTAccacaatttttaattatatcttttttgGTAACTAACTTTAACTTATTTATACCAAGTGATGCTTCTTTATAAACCATCTGAAGGGGGAGTACTTGTTGGACACAGTGATGAGTTACACCAGTTGATCCACCACGTACTGAGAAACCTGGTCAGTAATCATCACATATTACTAGGGAATTTGGCCGCGCTTCGCGCggtctttaaaataaaaattaaaggattattttttttcaatcaattgtataactctctttattttcaaacataatattatcactttattttatttttttactatatattaattatgaagatcGTTTTGAGATGACGATCAAAATGAAACTTAAATTTAACATCTATAATGAGGGATAGTACATTATTAGTCAATATATCAaatgtcaatatatattttcttagtaaTTTTTTGTTTGGACAGGTAGTTAATATGTCACTTTCTACCTTTTATTGGAATATCAATGAATTTGAATGTTTATATTACAACATATAATTCGATGTACTTTTTTCTTGAGTATAtaagaattatattataaataactgaaaaatactaataaaatacatCTACACGTCTTATTATCCTTTTTCATATTGATATGATAAAACTCTTTTGAATATTTCGTTTTTCAATcgtttttgttcctttttcaaatatacaatttaaatttgtatgatttttgcatgaatcACATCTATGGCTATTTTA
This genomic window contains:
- the LOC101261321 gene encoding receptor-like protein 33, whose translation is MEYDYYFHKHKKMGYLFIFFSLVCFVLLCQSVSSSFVHHLCSPSEASALLQFNQFFEISPPGRCYKASFPKTISWNESTDCCTWEGVTCDMLTGYVIGLDLSCSFLRGTIHPNSSLFQLYHLQSLNLARNDFNWSSFPNDIGRLRNLKYLNLRECDFSGSIPDSIGNLTQMRQLDFGDNHFTGHIPSTISKLKQLILLDLWSNSLGGEIPDIFSNFQVLADLVLSNNRFTGSFPPSILSLTCLQRLDLSSNSLSGPLPSSTSMLQKLSDLNLSNNSLNGTVPSWVFSIPLVNPLKLHHNQLSGVADELKMNPTLKDLDLSHNQLSGPVPPSLANLINLATLDLSSNNITDDLGIEFFSTMQRLDYIDLSYNHISWRKSIKGSKLTLPYLEVLLFSSCELKDFPHFLRGIKTIRVLVLSNNKIHGTIPNWFSNMKWDSLSHLNISHNSLTGHLEQLHFYNLNSLDLKFNFLQGPLPSSICKMSSLSFLDLSHNYFTDSVPHCLGNMDSLFVLDLRSNSFRGSLPTLCSRTTSHLRTIVLNGNQFEGPVPMSLLNCNSLEILDVGNNSINGTFPTWLGSLQQLQVLILKSNKFYGPISACQTEFCFPMLRILDVSRNEFNGSLLPQVFRNFRAMIKLDDTNKGTIKYMEPHLDVNIRYIDSVKLVIKGQDIDLERITTIMTVIDLSSNHFDGVIPKALKDLSSLWLLNLSHNDLRGDIPTELGQMNTLEALDLSWNWLTGKIPRELTRLEFLAVFNLSQNVLVGPIPQGSQFNTFSNDSYGGNLDLCGPPLSKKCGMSDASHVPQPLESEEEDDESYFASGFTWESVVIGYSCGLVVGTVMFKSSKPKWFLEGIIPLKNRRRKKRGLR